The genomic stretch CGCGGCAAGCGCTGACAACCTGATACAGCTTTCAGCGGAACTGGACGCGCCTGCCTATGCGGCGATTGGCAAGCCATGGTCGCTCAGCCTTGTCAGGCTGACACAAGCCGCCGAAGCAGCGCGACTGGCGGCGGAGACCCGGGACAAGCAGGGCCTCTTTGATGCGGGCGGTGATATATATCGTGCCTGTCTCATGTGCCATCTGCGCTATGCGCGCGAAGCCGATATGGCTGGTGCCGAGGATGCGGGTGAGGCCGGAGACCAGTGATGCGTGATTTTTTCACCTGGATGAACGAAACACCCTGGAGCATCGCCCTGCGCGAATCCTTCGTAGTCTGGCCCCTGCTGGAGGCGACCCATGTCCTGACCATTATGCTCTTTGTCGGTACCATCATTATGGTGGATCTGCGCCTGCTTGGCGTTGCCTTCCGTCAGGTGCCGGTATCAGAGATGACAACCCGCATTCTGCCATGGACGATTGGCGGATTTGTCGTGATGATTGTCACTGGCCTGTTGCTTTTTTATGCAAAACCGCTGGTCTATTATCACAATATTTTCTTCCGGGTAAA from Parvularcula sp. IMCC14364 encodes the following:
- a CDS encoding DUF6644 family protein gives rise to the protein MRDFFTWMNETPWSIALRESFVVWPLLEATHVLTIMLFVGTIIMVDLRLLGVAFRQVPVSEMTTRILPWTIGGFVVMIVTGLLLFYAKPLVYYHNIFFRVKIVVLLLAMANILYFHKRVQGNLAAWDLSQAIPRNARIAAVLSLSAWVMIVISGRLIAYDWYNCEKLDPAGTLSWMIDCPQRDSLARMDMAGPTLAAEGE